From a region of the Besnoitia besnoiti strain Bb-Ger1 chromosome Unknown contig00072, whole genome shotgun sequence genome:
- a CDS encoding cytochrome b (encoded by transcript BESB_075740), protein MCYNNTVGITLAFRYTSEASCAFASVQHLVREVAAGWEFRMLHATTASFVFLCILIHMSRGMYNSSYSYLTTAWMSGLVLYLLTIATAFLGYVLPWGQMSFWGATVITNLLSPIPYLVPWLLGGYYVSDVTLKRFFVLHFILPFVGCILIVLHIFYLHLNGSSNPAGIDSALKVAFYPHMLMTDAKCLSYLIGLIFLQTAFGLIELSHPDNSIPVNRFVTPLHIVPEWYFLAYYAVLKVIPSKTGGLLVFMLSTCQ, encoded by the exons atgtgctacaataacacagtcg gtatcactttagcgttccgatatacttctgaagcatcttgtgcatttgctagtgttcaacatctagttagagaggtagcagcaggatgggaatttaggatgttgcatgcaacaactgcttctttcgtcttcttgtgtatcttaatacacatgtctcgaggtatgtataactccagctatagttatttaactactgcttggatgtctggtttagttttatatctacttactatagccactgctttcctcggttatgtactaccatggggacagatgagtttctggggtgctacagtcattactaatctcctttctccaataccatatttagtaccttggttactcggtggatactatgtatctgatgtaacattaaaacgattctttgtattgcactttatattaccttttgtaggttgcattctaattgtattacacatcttctatttacatttaaatggttctagtaaccctgcaggtattgattccgcacttaaagtagccttctatcctcatatgttaatgaccgatgctaaatgtctatcctatctaattggtttaattttcttacaaacggcttttggtttgattgaattatcgcacccagataactccataccagtgaaccggtttgtaactccgcttcatatcgtacctgaatggtactttttagcatattatgcggtgttaaaagtaatcccatccaaaaccggtggtttgttagtatttatgttatcaacatgtcaatga